Proteins encoded in a region of the Streptomyces sp. NBC_00258 genome:
- the sdhA gene encoding succinate dehydrogenase flavoprotein subunit yields MKIHKYDTVIVGAGGAGMRAAIEATKRSRTAVLTKLYPTRSHTGAAQGGMAAALANVEEDNWEWHTFDTVKGGDYLVDQDAAEILAKEAIDAVLDLEKMGLPFNRTPNGTIDQRRFGGHSRNHGEAPVRRSCYAADRTGHMILQTLYQNCVKEGVEFFNEFYVLDQLITEIDGVKHSAGVVAYELATGEIHVFQAKAVIYASGGTGKFFKVTSNAHTLTGDGQAAVYRRGLPLEDMEFFQFHPTGIWRMGILLTEGARGEGGILRNKDGERFMEKYAPVMKDLASRDVVSRSIYTEIREGRGCGPEADHVYLDLTHLPPEQLDAKLPDITEFARTYLGIEPYTDPIPIQPTAHYAMGGIPTNVEGEVLSDNTTVVPGLYAAGEVACVSVHGANRLGTNSLLDINVFGRRSGIAAAEYSSKVASHVELPEDPASQVVEQIERLRSSTGNERVADIRRELQECMDANVMVFRTEQTIKTAVEKIAELRERYRNVSIQDKGKRFNTDLLEAVELGNLLDLAEVMAVSALARKESRGGHYREDYPNRDDVNFMRHTMAYREVGDDGTESIRLDYKPVVQTRYQPMERKY; encoded by the coding sequence ATGAAGATCCACAAGTACGACACAGTCATCGTCGGCGCAGGCGGCGCCGGCATGCGCGCCGCGATCGAAGCGACGAAGCGCAGCCGTACCGCCGTGCTCACGAAGCTCTACCCCACCCGCTCCCACACGGGCGCCGCGCAGGGCGGCATGGCCGCCGCGCTGGCCAACGTGGAGGAGGACAACTGGGAGTGGCACACCTTCGACACGGTCAAGGGCGGTGACTACCTGGTCGACCAGGACGCCGCCGAGATCCTGGCGAAGGAGGCCATCGACGCGGTCCTCGACCTGGAGAAGATGGGCCTGCCGTTCAACCGCACCCCGAACGGCACCATCGACCAGCGCCGCTTCGGCGGTCACAGCCGCAACCACGGCGAGGCCCCGGTCCGCCGGTCCTGCTACGCGGCCGACCGCACCGGCCACATGATCCTCCAGACGCTGTACCAGAACTGCGTGAAGGAGGGCGTGGAGTTCTTCAACGAGTTCTACGTCCTCGACCAGCTCATCACCGAGATCGACGGCGTCAAGCACTCGGCCGGTGTCGTCGCGTACGAACTGGCGACCGGTGAGATCCACGTCTTCCAGGCGAAGGCCGTGATCTACGCGTCCGGCGGCACCGGCAAGTTCTTCAAGGTGACGTCGAACGCGCACACGCTGACGGGTGACGGCCAGGCGGCGGTCTACCGTCGCGGCCTGCCGCTGGAGGACATGGAGTTCTTCCAGTTCCACCCGACCGGCATCTGGCGCATGGGCATCCTGCTGACGGAGGGCGCCCGCGGTGAGGGCGGCATCCTCCGCAACAAGGACGGCGAGCGCTTCATGGAGAAGTACGCGCCGGTGATGAAGGACCTCGCGTCCCGCGACGTCGTGTCCCGCTCCATCTACACGGAGATCCGTGAGGGCCGCGGCTGCGGTCCCGAGGCCGACCACGTCTACCTCGACCTCACGCACCTCCCGCCGGAGCAGCTGGACGCCAAGCTGCCCGACATCACGGAGTTCGCGCGTACGTACCTGGGCATCGAGCCGTACACGGACCCGATCCCGATCCAGCCCACCGCGCACTACGCGATGGGCGGCATCCCGACGAACGTCGAGGGTGAGGTCCTGTCGGACAACACCACGGTCGTCCCGGGCCTGTACGCGGCCGGCGAGGTCGCCTGCGTGTCCGTCCACGGCGCGAACCGCCTGGGCACGAACTCCCTCCTGGACATCAACGTGTTCGGGCGCCGCTCGGGCATCGCCGCGGCGGAGTACTCCTCGAAGGTGGCCTCGCACGTCGAGCTGCCCGAGGACCCGGCCTCGCAGGTCGTCGAGCAGATCGAGCGGCTGCGGTCGTCCACGGGCAACGAGCGCGTGGCGGACATCCGCCGCGAGCTGCAGGAGTGCATGGACGCCAACGTCATGGTGTTCCGCACCGAGCAGACGATCAAGACGGCCGTGGAGAAGATCGCGGAGCTGCGCGAGCGCTACCGGAACGTCTCGATCCAGGACAAGGGCAAGCGGTTCAACACCGACCTGCTGGAGGCCGTCGAGCTCGGCAACCTCCTGGACCTGGCCGAGGTCATGGCGGTCTCCGCCCTCGCCCGCAAGGAGTCCCGCGGCGGTCACTACCGCGAGGACTACCCGAACCGCGACGACGTCAACTTCATGCGCCACACCATGGCGTACCGCGAGGTCGGCGACGACGGCACCGAGTCCATCCGTCTCGACTACAAGCCGGTCGTCCAGACCCGCTACCAGCCGATGGAGCGTAAGTACTGA
- a CDS encoding succinate dehydrogenase iron-sulfur subunit produces the protein MATPTLDKADSAGAPEAGFADTPYITATFRIRRFNPEVSAEAVWEDFQLEIDPKERVLDALHKIKWDMDGTLTFRRSCAHGICGSDAMRINGRNRLACKTLIKDLSPEKPITVEPIKGLTVLKDLVVDMEPFFQAYRDVMPFLITKDTNEPTRERLQTAEDRERFDDTTKCILCAACTSSCPVFWNDGQYFGPAAIVNAHRFIFDSRDEAGEQRLEILNDKDGVWRCRTTFNCTDACPRGIEVTKAIQEVKRALITRRF, from the coding sequence ATGGCTACCCCCACCCTGGACAAGGCGGACAGCGCCGGCGCGCCGGAGGCCGGCTTCGCCGACACCCCGTACATCACCGCCACGTTCCGCATCCGCCGCTTCAACCCCGAGGTCTCGGCGGAGGCGGTCTGGGAAGACTTCCAGCTGGAGATCGACCCGAAGGAGCGTGTCCTCGACGCGCTGCACAAGATCAAGTGGGACATGGACGGCACGCTGACGTTCCGCCGGTCCTGCGCGCACGGCATCTGCGGCTCGGACGCGATGCGGATCAACGGCAGGAACCGCCTCGCCTGCAAGACGCTGATCAAGGACCTCAGCCCCGAGAAGCCGATCACGGTCGAGCCCATCAAGGGCCTGACGGTCCTGAAGGACCTGGTCGTGGACATGGAGCCGTTCTTCCAGGCGTACCGCGACGTCATGCCCTTCCTCATCACGAAGGACACGAACGAGCCGACCCGGGAACGCCTCCAGACGGCGGAGGACCGCGAGCGCTTCGACGACACGACGAAGTGCATCCTCTGCGCGGCCTGCACCTCCTCGTGCCCGGTCTTCTGGAACGACGGCCAGTACTTCGGCCCGGCCGCGATCGTCAACGCGCACCGTTTCATCTTCGATTCGCGTGACGAGGCGGGCGAGCAGCGCCTGGAGATCCTGAACGACAAGGACGGCGTCTGGCGCTGCCGCACCACGTTCAACTGCACGGACGCCTGCCCCCGAGGCATCGAGGTAACCAAGGCGATCCAGGAAGTGAAGAGGGCGCTGATCACGCGCCGCTTCTGA
- a CDS encoding serine hydrolase domain-containing protein, with protein MANLRGHKRRWRAVAAAGVVAAVLVVGTVPAVAAGPGHGVDRSDRGLGESDRGLDKEALRASLAGLPDENVTGGLIRMSGTDGRWTGTAGPSVPSSDAHFRIGSVTKIFTSTVLLQLAAEGRLTLDDTVQELMPGLLPAGYYPVAVGQLLSHTSGLQIMTCATEDMSPREAVDASLACGEPTEPGKVTRYNGINYFIAGLIIEQVTGHTYGSEVRARILKPLRLRDTYVPALDDWSIPAPYTRGLVAVPGSGGLKDVSVQNPFGWAEGGMISNAPDLARFFTALYRGRLLPPAQQKDLFRMPAAASGDTQFSYGGLQRTEFPDGTVVWGKSGHVPGYTSGTFATRDLRRLLVYALNPTDRTPELPYVMRIAGAAFDVPVPATAG; from the coding sequence ATGGCGAACTTACGTGGACACAAGAGGCGTTGGAGGGCGGTGGCGGCCGCCGGAGTGGTGGCGGCCGTGCTGGTGGTGGGGACCGTGCCTGCGGTGGCCGCGGGGCCCGGGCACGGTGTGGACCGCAGTGATCGGGGGCTCGGCGAGAGTGACCGGGGGCTCGACAAGGAGGCGCTGCGGGCCTCCCTCGCCGGGCTGCCCGATGAGAACGTGACGGGTGGGCTGATCCGGATGTCCGGGACGGACGGCCGCTGGACGGGTACGGCCGGTCCGTCCGTGCCATCCTCCGACGCGCACTTCAGGATCGGCAGTGTCACGAAGATCTTCACGTCGACCGTGCTGCTGCAACTGGCCGCCGAGGGACGGCTGACTCTGGACGACACGGTGCAGGAGTTGATGCCGGGTCTTCTGCCGGCCGGCTACTACCCCGTCGCCGTGGGCCAGTTGCTCAGCCACACCAGCGGCCTGCAGATCATGACCTGTGCCACGGAGGACATGTCACCGCGCGAGGCCGTGGACGCGTCCCTGGCCTGCGGAGAACCGACGGAACCGGGCAAGGTCACGCGGTACAACGGCATCAACTACTTCATCGCGGGCCTCATCATCGAGCAGGTGACAGGTCACACGTACGGCTCCGAAGTCCGTGCGCGGATACTGAAGCCGCTCCGGCTTCGCGACACGTACGTCCCCGCCCTGGACGACTGGTCGATCCCGGCCCCCTACACACGCGGCCTGGTGGCGGTGCCGGGCTCCGGCGGGCTCAAGGACGTGAGCGTCCAGAATCCGTTCGGCTGGGCGGAAGGGGGCATGATCTCCAACGCACCCGATCTGGCCCGCTTCTTCACGGCCCTGTACCGCGGCCGCCTCCTCCCGCCTGCCCAGCAGAAAGATCTGTTCCGGATGCCCGCTGCGGCGTCCGGTGACACGCAGTTCAGCTACGGCGGGCTCCAGCGCACCGAGTTCCCCGACGGCACGGTCGTCTGGGGCAAGAGCGGGCACGTACCCGGCTACACGAGCGGCACCTTCGCCACCCGCGACCTCCGCCGTCTCCTCGTCTACGCCCTCAACCCGACGGACCGGACCCCGGAACTGCCGTACGTCATGCGGATAGCGGGGGCGGCGTTCGACGTCCCAGTACCGGCTACAGCTGGCTGA
- a CDS encoding DUF4132 domain-containing protein, with protein sequence MTSMRSHRQKISNQIAAGNMGRLADETLKAAVANHGFWGGDWAEIFDILRSLPMEERRRLAHALVERFDSLGSEPEARQRVLTLLGIIARDLPDDFFLPTERLAELESLGARHSFWHATRLDLLAEAELATGRQLAPPVVAVLRRTALVAYRAEHLVELVKKLTTPVLNVGEAWADHAMEQLTGSDDDPWHDLLVHALTATASKPSAKWDKQAQALIDTIGPDRVRETALSWLALVGRPRTIPLERQTYDPDINNAYDPYNANALRGLAWLLSLLPPHPDTARALGALVETSLKKVAGIGPRNPKVANAGVIALSRVDSEAALAELARLATRVTYKNTAKLLDGALEARATALGLSREEIEELAVPAYGLTEVGRALHRFGDVTALIEVHGSKSVLSWRNAAGKEVKSVPAAVKRDHADDLKELKAAAKDIDKMLSAQAERLDRQFLARRTWAYDAWRERYVDHPLVGTLARRLVWTVDGRPVGFADGELRTLTDDPVATGSEVGLWHPVGREPAEVVAWRDWLERHEITQPFKQAHREVYLLTDAERATGTYSNRFAAHVLRQHQFNSLAAIRGWRNKLRLCVDDSAPPASRELSQWGLRAEYWIEGDGEEYGEDTTESGSYLRLRTDQVRFYPMDAPENSAHCYGGEYSMWLRDGQDPVEPLALADIPPLVLSEVLRDVDLFVGVASVGNDPTWQDGGPGGRFQEYWSGYSFGELSQSAETRRALLDRLIPRLAIADRCTLEGRFLHVKGERHTYKIHLGSGNILMTPNDQYLCIVPKSAPASPQTGYLPYEGDRTLAVILSKAMMLAKDTEITDPTILSQL encoded by the coding sequence ATGACGTCGATGCGATCGCACAGGCAGAAGATCAGCAACCAGATCGCCGCGGGGAACATGGGCAGACTCGCCGACGAGACGCTGAAGGCCGCCGTCGCCAACCACGGCTTCTGGGGCGGAGACTGGGCCGAGATCTTCGACATCCTGCGCAGCCTGCCCATGGAGGAGCGTCGCCGGCTCGCCCACGCGCTCGTCGAACGCTTCGACTCGCTCGGCTCGGAGCCGGAGGCCCGGCAGAGGGTGCTGACGCTGCTCGGCATCATCGCCCGTGACCTGCCCGACGACTTCTTCCTCCCCACCGAGCGGCTGGCGGAGCTCGAATCGCTCGGTGCCCGGCACTCCTTCTGGCACGCCACGCGTCTCGACCTCCTGGCGGAGGCGGAGCTCGCGACCGGCAGACAGCTCGCACCCCCCGTCGTGGCCGTCCTCCGTCGTACGGCCCTGGTCGCCTACCGCGCGGAGCACCTCGTGGAGTTGGTCAAGAAGCTCACCACCCCTGTCCTCAACGTCGGCGAGGCGTGGGCCGATCACGCCATGGAACAGCTCACCGGCTCGGACGACGACCCCTGGCACGACCTGCTCGTCCACGCGCTCACGGCCACCGCCTCCAAGCCCAGCGCCAAGTGGGACAAGCAGGCGCAGGCCCTCATCGACACCATCGGCCCGGACCGGGTCAGGGAGACCGCCCTGTCCTGGCTCGCCCTCGTCGGCCGCCCGCGGACCATCCCGCTGGAACGCCAGACGTACGACCCGGACATCAACAACGCCTACGACCCCTACAACGCCAACGCCCTGCGCGGACTCGCCTGGCTCCTGTCCCTCCTTCCGCCGCACCCGGACACGGCCCGGGCGCTGGGCGCGCTCGTCGAGACCTCCCTCAAGAAGGTCGCCGGGATCGGCCCGCGCAACCCGAAGGTCGCCAACGCGGGCGTCATCGCGCTCTCCCGCGTCGACAGCGAGGCAGCCCTCGCCGAACTGGCCCGCCTGGCCACGCGGGTGACGTACAAGAACACGGCGAAGCTGCTCGACGGCGCGTTGGAGGCGCGGGCCACCGCTCTCGGCCTGAGCCGCGAGGAGATCGAGGAGCTCGCCGTCCCGGCGTACGGGCTCACCGAGGTGGGGCGTGCCCTGCACCGGTTCGGGGACGTCACCGCCCTCATCGAGGTCCATGGCTCCAAGTCCGTGCTCAGCTGGCGCAACGCGGCCGGCAAGGAGGTCAAGAGCGTGCCCGCCGCGGTGAAGCGGGATCACGCCGACGACCTCAAGGAGCTCAAGGCCGCCGCCAAGGACATCGACAAGATGCTCTCGGCGCAGGCGGAGCGGCTCGACCGCCAGTTCCTGGCTCGGCGAACCTGGGCGTACGACGCCTGGCGCGAGCGCTACGTCGACCACCCACTGGTCGGCACCCTCGCCCGGCGCCTCGTGTGGACGGTCGACGGCAGACCGGTCGGTTTCGCCGACGGCGAGCTGCGTACGCTCACCGACGACCCGGTGGCCACAGGTTCGGAGGTCGGGCTCTGGCACCCGGTGGGACGCGAACCCGCCGAGGTCGTCGCCTGGCGCGACTGGCTGGAGCGGCACGAGATCACCCAGCCGTTCAAGCAGGCCCACCGCGAGGTGTACCTGCTCACCGACGCCGAGCGCGCCACGGGCACGTACTCGAACCGTTTCGCGGCGCACGTGCTGCGGCAGCACCAGTTCAACTCGCTGGCCGCGATCAGGGGGTGGCGCAACAAGCTCCGGCTGTGCGTCGACGACTCGGCTCCGCCGGCCAGCCGGGAGCTGTCCCAGTGGGGCCTGCGCGCCGAGTACTGGATCGAGGGCGACGGCGAGGAGTACGGCGAGGACACCACGGAATCCGGCAGTTACCTGCGACTGCGCACCGACCAGGTCCGCTTCTACCCGATGGACGCCCCGGAGAACTCGGCGCACTGCTACGGCGGCGAGTACAGCATGTGGCTGCGGGACGGGCAGGACCCGGTCGAGCCGTTGGCCCTCGCCGACATTCCACCCCTGGTCCTCTCCGAAGTCCTGCGCGACGTCGACCTGTTCGTGGGCGTCGCGAGCGTCGGCAACGACCCGACCTGGCAGGACGGCGGCCCCGGCGGCCGCTTCCAGGAGTACTGGTCGGGGTACAGCTTCGGCGAGCTGAGCCAGAGTGCCGAGACCCGCCGGGCCCTCCTCGACCGCCTGATCCCCCGGCTCGCGATAGCCGACCGCTGCACCCTGGAGGGCCGCTTCCTGCACGTGAAGGGCGAGCGCCACACGTACAAGATCCACCTCGGCTCGGGCAACATCCTGATGACCCCGAACGACCAGTACCTGTGCATAGTCCCGAAGTCCGCGCCGGCGTCTCCCCAGACCGGCTACTTGCCGTACGAGGGAGACCGAACCCTCGCTGTCATCCTCAGCAAGGCGATGATGCTGGCCAAGGACACGGAGATCACGGACCCGACGATCCTCAGCCAGCTGTAG